A window of Methanobacterium sp. contains these coding sequences:
- a CDS encoding replication factor C small subunit, whose amino-acid sequence MNRPWVEKYRPHTLDEVVGQEHIIQRLKQYVNEESMPNLMFTGPAGVGKTTTAIALAKAMLGEYWKQNFLELNASDARGIDTVRKDIKNFCRLKAVGAPFRIIFLDEVDNMTKDAQHALRREMEMYTKTSSFILSCNYSSKIIDPIQSRCAIFRFTPIKGHHVIQRLEKIAKTENIQYTAGALESIVYFAEGDLRRAVNILQSTASMGTEVTEEHVHDVVSKAKPKDVRRIINMALDGDFMGSRDLLREVMVVQGTSGEDMITQVYQEVSRMAMDDLISSEEYIFLVEHIGEYDFRIREGANPRIQLESLLTKFLPKEKAD is encoded by the coding sequence ATGAATAGACCATGGGTGGAGAAATACCGACCTCATACTCTAGATGAGGTTGTGGGTCAAGAACACATTATACAAAGACTCAAACAATACGTAAATGAGGAGAGCATGCCTAATCTAATGTTCACCGGCCCGGCAGGAGTTGGAAAAACTACCACAGCCATTGCCTTGGCCAAGGCCATGTTGGGAGAATACTGGAAACAAAACTTTCTGGAGTTAAACGCATCTGATGCCAGGGGTATCGATACTGTACGTAAAGACATTAAAAACTTCTGCCGTCTGAAAGCAGTTGGAGCACCATTTAGAATCATATTCCTGGATGAAGTGGATAACATGACTAAGGATGCGCAACACGCACTTCGTCGGGAAATGGAAATGTACACTAAAACATCCTCATTTATATTATCTTGTAATTACTCCTCCAAAATCATAGATCCCATCCAATCTAGATGTGCAATATTCAGATTCACACCAATTAAAGGACACCATGTAATTCAGAGACTGGAAAAAATCGCCAAAACAGAAAACATCCAGTACACAGCTGGAGCACTGGAAAGCATAGTCTACTTTGCTGAAGGTGATTTGCGTCGTGCTGTGAACATCCTACAATCCACAGCCTCAATGGGAACAGAAGTAACAGAAGAACATGTTCATGATGTGGTTTCCAAAGCAAAACCAAAAGATGTGCGAAGAATTATTAACATGGCACTTGACGGTGATTTCATGGGTTCGCGTGACCTTTTACGAGAAGTTATGGTAGTCCAGGGAACCAGTGGTGAAGACATGATTACTCAAGTTTATCAGGAAGTGTCTAGAATGGCCATGGACGATCTTATCAGCAGTGAAGAGTACATTTTCCTGGTGGAACACATTGGAGAATACGATTTCCGTATTCGGGAAGGTGCAAATCCCCGAATACAATTAGAATCCCTTTTAACTAAATTTTTACCAAAAGAAAAGGCAGATTAG
- a CDS encoding roadblock/LC7 domain-containing protein — MIDTPLKTQLEKATLDLDKTTDVEGILIVARDGRILHHNLRVDVDINLFGPMSQVISNSSHRLLSSSGQGELERVLVESSGGKALFLGLKNAHLIILMLDSANVGLVMVNAKRASKLINEVTQDLELEVPAEIPEKAPEKIPETTTEEIPTEKIPETTTDEVPLEEVAEISETETVVEEVPEEKALVEGIKAEDEAVKIPEEIVLESEKHVVEEVTATKDTATKLEAQELEKPAVDETIIEDAKPKAIKTEPQELKPPIPSVKPPISFPSLPKDVQVSDEPEKRSELILDIYEAIFLAMALGAAKIMGVAPARGLTKQFLPFKKCQRLLHNVELKSNATIDFAQIKENAAEIPLNEREKVFIQDFSRMIDVITENYGRVMGYEAFRGMVRTEFLEIKKSYGNAMDVLNIKEKIHPEIAQLFN, encoded by the coding sequence ATGATAGACACCCCTCTGAAGACACAACTGGAAAAGGCCACATTAGACTTAGATAAAACCACCGATGTTGAAGGCATTCTAATTGTGGCTCGCGATGGCCGAATTTTACATCACAACTTAAGAGTAGATGTAGATATTAATCTATTTGGCCCTATGTCCCAAGTGATTTCCAATTCTTCACACCGCCTTTTAAGTTCATCAGGCCAAGGAGAATTAGAAAGAGTGCTGGTTGAGTCTTCAGGAGGAAAAGCACTTTTTTTAGGCTTGAAAAATGCACATTTAATCATCTTGATGTTGGATTCTGCAAATGTGGGCTTGGTTATGGTCAATGCCAAAAGAGCATCCAAACTAATTAATGAAGTAACCCAAGACCTTGAATTAGAAGTTCCGGCAGAAATTCCGGAAAAAGCCCCGGAAAAAATCCCCGAAACCACAACAGAAGAAATACCCACAGAAAAAATCCCCGAAACCACAACAGATGAAGTACCCCTAGAAGAAGTTGCTGAAATATCTGAAACTGAGACAGTGGTCGAAGAAGTTCCAGAAGAAAAGGCACTTGTTGAAGGAATAAAAGCTGAAGATGAAGCTGTTAAGATTCCAGAAGAGATAGTTTTAGAATCTGAAAAACATGTTGTAGAAGAAGTTACAGCAACAAAAGACACTGCAACTAAACTTGAAGCTCAAGAATTAGAAAAACCGGCAGTGGATGAAACAATTATTGAAGACGCAAAACCAAAAGCCATAAAAACAGAACCCCAAGAATTAAAACCACCCATACCCTCAGTTAAACCACCAATATCATTTCCATCACTGCCTAAGGATGTTCAAGTTTCTGATGAGCCTGAAAAACGTTCGGAGCTCATATTGGACATTTACGAGGCTATTTTCTTGGCAATGGCCTTAGGTGCAGCCAAAATAATGGGAGTTGCTCCAGCCAGAGGACTTACCAAACAGTTCCTACCCTTTAAAAAATGTCAGCGGCTGCTTCATAATGTTGAACTGAAAAGCAATGCCACTATTGATTTTGCCCAGATCAAAGAAAACGCTGCAGAAATACCACTCAATGAGAGAGAAAAAGTATTTATTCAGGATTTTAGTAGGATGATTGATGTTATAACTGAAAATTACGGTAGGGTAATGGGTTATGAAGCATTCAGAGGAATGGTACGTACTGAATTCTTGGAAATAAAAAAATCTTATGGTAATGCTATGGATGTGCTAAACATCAAAGAGAAAATACATCCAGAAATTGCTCAATTGTTCAATTAA
- a CDS encoding Ni/Fe hydrogenase subunit alpha — protein MKNIEIAPVSRIEGHAKITVQVDDSGNVSDAHFHVMEIRGFEKFLEGAAVEEAPRITPRICGICQTSHHITAAKATDQVFGLEPPETAKKLRELLLLGQFIMSHSLHFYFLAAPDLVLGPESDPALRNVVGILKKNPDLAMMAIKTRKIGQEITAIVGGKPISPVTAVPGGQSRGITTDQQAELLSKAKEATELIEKGIESTVPLFTQYSDAIELLGPVESHFAALTNNGDLSYYEGNVKVIDSEGNPVTEFSPVDYLDYIEEKVQPWSYMKFPYLKQVGFPEGNYRVGPLARLNVVDNIPTPRAAELFAEFRENFGIAQNPLLYHYARLIELMYSSERAIELLEDNSITGTDIRQPLSEPLMTKDEAKESSETRRGVGMIEATRGILIHDYETDAGGYINRANLIVSTSQNNLSMDIGVRETAKKLIHGEEVSEGLKNQLEMIIRAYDPCLSCATHAIDGSSPLEVDIYDSQGILIKKHLI, from the coding sequence ATGAAAAATATTGAAATAGCCCCGGTTTCAAGAATTGAAGGCCACGCAAAGATAACTGTACAAGTGGACGATTCTGGAAATGTGTCTGACGCACATTTCCACGTAATGGAAATCAGAGGGTTTGAAAAATTCTTGGAAGGTGCTGCTGTAGAAGAAGCACCCAGAATAACACCAAGAATATGTGGTATATGTCAAACTTCTCATCACATAACAGCCGCTAAGGCAACAGACCAAGTGTTTGGATTAGAACCACCGGAAACAGCCAAAAAGTTAAGGGAATTATTGCTTCTGGGACAGTTCATAATGTCACATTCCCTGCACTTTTACTTCCTTGCCGCACCAGATTTGGTTTTGGGACCGGAATCAGACCCAGCTTTAAGAAACGTTGTAGGAATTCTGAAAAAAAATCCTGACTTGGCTATGATGGCCATCAAAACCAGGAAAATAGGGCAAGAAATCACTGCCATTGTGGGTGGTAAACCCATCAGCCCAGTAACCGCAGTTCCAGGAGGACAATCTCGAGGAATAACAACAGATCAACAAGCAGAATTATTATCCAAAGCTAAAGAAGCAACAGAACTAATTGAAAAAGGAATTGAATCAACTGTACCACTTTTCACCCAATATAGTGATGCAATTGAACTTTTAGGTCCTGTTGAAAGTCATTTTGCTGCTTTAACTAATAATGGAGATCTAAGTTACTATGAAGGAAATGTGAAGGTTATTGATTCTGAAGGAAACCCTGTAACTGAATTCTCACCAGTTGACTACTTAGACTACATTGAAGAAAAAGTCCAACCATGGTCCTATATGAAATTCCCGTACCTGAAACAAGTTGGATTCCCAGAAGGAAACTATCGTGTTGGACCATTAGCCCGGCTCAACGTGGTTGATAATATTCCAACACCTAGGGCAGCAGAACTATTCGCTGAGTTCAGAGAAAACTTTGGAATCGCTCAAAACCCACTGTTATATCATTACGCCCGCCTGATTGAACTGATGTACTCATCTGAAAGAGCAATCGAACTATTGGAAGATAACAGCATAACTGGAACCGATATCAGACAACCACTATCCGAACCATTAATGACAAAAGATGAAGCCAAAGAATCCAGTGAAACCAGAAGGGGAGTGGGAATGATTGAAGCTACTCGTGGAATACTCATACATGACTATGAAACTGATGCCGGTGGATACATTAACCGAGCCAATTTAATAGTTTCAACTAGTCAAAACAACTTATCCATGGACATTGGTGTACGAGAAACTGCTAAAAAGTTGATCCACGGTGAAGAAGTTTCTGAAGGATTGAAAAATCAGCTAGAAATGATTATTCGAGCCTATGACCCTTGTCTATCTTGTGCAACTCACGCCATAGACGGAAGTTCACCACTAGAAGTAGACATCTACGACAGCCAAGGTATACTAATTAAAAAACACCTAATCTGA
- a CDS encoding F420-nonreducing hydrogenase — MVNIAIETLASCSGCEISILDLHEDIIKLLDQADLVSAPILMDIKEIPDNIDIAIVTGSVRNEENKERLEELREKSKILIAYGTCACYGGITGMADLYTPEEVNSRSFTDNPSTEPAELPTEVVPKLLSIVHPAADFIKIDGFIPGCPPKEQLTHDILIPLINNEAPDVPKKSVCADCTNVMEHVEFDEIKRRIEGEPEPGKCFLSQGYVCLGSVTLGRCGGLCTSAGVPCHGCGGPSLDVLREPSHDIYNGVIKRIAHLSKMPEEEVEKQLYDIGHIIYGFVIGSTIMEEKQVSLIPQLVKK; from the coding sequence ATGGTAAACATAGCAATAGAAACACTGGCTAGTTGTTCAGGCTGTGAAATATCTATACTCGACTTGCACGAAGATATTATCAAACTTCTAGATCAAGCTGACTTAGTATCAGCCCCAATACTCATGGATATCAAAGAAATACCAGACAACATTGATATTGCCATTGTAACTGGATCTGTTCGAAACGAAGAAAATAAAGAACGTTTAGAAGAATTAAGGGAAAAATCAAAAATATTGATAGCATATGGTACTTGTGCCTGTTACGGAGGCATAACTGGAATGGCTGATTTATACACACCGGAAGAAGTTAACTCCCGAAGTTTTACTGACAACCCAAGTACCGAACCTGCTGAGCTGCCAACCGAAGTAGTTCCTAAACTTTTAAGCATTGTACACCCTGCAGCCGATTTTATCAAAATCGACGGATTCATACCCGGATGCCCACCCAAAGAACAATTAACACATGATATATTAATCCCATTAATCAACAACGAAGCTCCTGATGTTCCTAAAAAAAGTGTATGTGCAGACTGCACAAATGTAATGGAACACGTGGAATTCGATGAAATTAAACGCAGAATTGAAGGTGAACCAGAACCAGGAAAATGTTTCTTAAGCCAAGGATACGTTTGTCTAGGTTCAGTAACTTTAGGACGTTGCGGTGGTCTTTGCACATCTGCGGGAGTGCCTTGCCACGGATGTGGAGGTCCATCCTTAGATGTTTTGAGGGAACCAAGCCATGACATCTACAATGGAGTTATTAAGAGAATAGCACACCTTTCTAAAATGCCAGAAGAAGAAGTTGAAAAACAACTATATGATATTGGGCACATTATTTACGGATTTGTTATTGGAAGCACCATAATGGAAGAGAAACAGGTTTCCCTGATTCCCCAATTGGTGAAAAAATAG